One window from the genome of Solea solea chromosome 13, fSolSol10.1, whole genome shotgun sequence encodes:
- the LOC131471322 gene encoding uncharacterized protein LOC131471322, which translates to MSFLKIQTAAVILQLCLLLEVMYVFKTCRMLEPSEQTESSRGSAAENINITHEGHLESPDHVKYKQPSIIHGRTDVVTVTPWLAPVVWEGSFNLDLLDAIYKPKNIIIAATVFAVGKYTMFLKDFLETAEQHFFVGFTVHMHVFTDKPKDVPQVKMAAGRKLLVHTVPSADRWQEISARRMDIIQKLIEEELQDNTDYIFCLDVDSKFHGHWGTESLGRLVAVIHPGYYKTNRDVLPYERRPSSNAYISPGEGDFYYCGGAYGGQVKDVHQLTKTCSENFKDDAKKGIEAAWQEESHLNRYMWINKPTKLLSPEYLWQDFKSKEPEIHTIRFSGVIKNYAAIRPNGLPLCLCGVPVPDSDACGEDALYQSSVGQGERAVVQSSFPEQPDEVHSLLGFFHCGCGVTSPAQTVMLLTRALYPDSSPPLMSPRMVVSSAYLMMMELSWVETQSCVYRVKSLGLRQQPCGDPVLTLISADTRPPIFTAWGLSVRKSRIQLQVGVGTPRMLEPSEQTTSRGNHNLNSSSLLDRCLCSKWIRTLCPGLRLEMSFLKIQTAAVILQLCLLLEVMYVYFCLTHRVMYVFKTCRMLEPSEQTESSRGSAAENINITHEGHLESPDHVKYKQPSIIHGRTDVVTVTPWLAPVVWEGSFNLDLLDAIYKPKNISIAATVFAVGKYTMFLKAFLETAEQHFFVGFTVHMHVFTDKPKDVPQVKMAAGRKLIVHTIPSADRWQEISARRMDIIQKLIEEELQDNTDYIFCLDVDSKFHGHWGTESLGRLVAVIHPGYYKTNRDVLPYERRLSSNAYISPGEGDFYYCGGAYGGQVKDVHQLTKTCSENFKDDTKRGTEAAWQEESHLNRYMWINKPTKLLSPEYLWQDFKDKEPEIHTIRFSGVIKNYAAIRPNA; encoded by the exons ATGAGTTTTTTGAAAATTCaaactgctgctgtgattttgCAGTTATGTCTGCTACTGGA AGTGATGTATGTCTTCAAGAcctgcag AATGTTGGAACCCTCTGAGCAGACTGAGAGCAGTCGTGG ATCTGCTGCTGAAAACATCAATATCACCCACGAAGGCCACCTGGAATCTCCTGACCA tgtaaaGTACAAACAGCCCAGCATCATCCATGG TCGTACCGATGTAGTGACGGTGACTCCATGGTTGGCTCCTGTTGTCTGGGAAGGATCTTTTAACCTGGATCTCTTGGACGCCATCTACAAACCAAAGAACATCATCATCGCAGCTACTGTGTTTGCTGTGGGAAA GTACACCATGTTCCTGAAGGATTTTCTGGAAACAGCAGAACAGCACTTCTTTGTAGGTTTCACTGTCCACATGCACGTCTTTACCGACAAGCCAAAGGACGTGCCCCaagtcaaaatggctgctggcaGAAAG TTGTTGGTGCATACCGTACCCAGTGCCGACCGTTGGCAGGAGATCTCTGCTCGTAGGATGGATATCATCCAGAAATTGATAGAGGAGGAGCTTCAAGATAACACCGACTACATCTTCTGTCTGGATGTGGACTCCAAGTTCCATGGCCACTGGGGGACAGAGTCGTTAGGCAGACTAGTTGCCGTGATTCATCCAG GATACTACAAAACCAATCGTGATGTGCTACCTTATGAGCGGCGGCCATCCTCCAATGCCTACATCAGTCCTGGGGAGGGTGACTTCTACTACTGTGGAGGGGCATATGGAGGCCAAGTAAAGGACGTACATCAGCTCACCAAAACTTGCAGTGAAAACTTCAAGGATGATGCTAAAAAAGGCATTGAGGCAGCCTGGCAGGAGGAGAGTCACCTAAACAG GTACATGTGGATCAACAAGCCCACTAAGCTTCTATCACCTGAGTACCTGTGGCAGGACTTCAAAAGCAAGGAGCCTGAAATTCACACCATCAGGTTCTCTGGAGTCATCAAGAACTATGCTGCGATTCGACCCAAC ggccttcctctctgcctgtgtggtgTTCCCGTACCAGACAGTGATGCCTGCggtgaggatgctctctatcAGTCCTCTGTAGGCCAGGGTGAGAGGGCGGTGGTTCAGTCCAGCTTTCCTGAGCAGCCTGATGAAGTACATTCTTTGCTGGGCTTttttcactgtggctgtggtgtTACAAGCCCAGCTCAG ACAGTGATGTTGTTGACCAGGGCCCTGTATCCTGACTCGTCTCCCCCCTTGATGAGCCCCAGGATGGTGGTGTCATCAGCGTATTTAATGATGATGGAGCTGTCCTGGGTGgagacacagtcatgtgtgtacagggtgaagagttTGGGGCTGAGGCAGCAGCCCTGTGGTGATCCAGTGCTGACTCTGATTTCAGCAGACACTCGTCCTCCCATCTTCACCGCCTGGGGCCTTTCGGTCAGGAAGTCCAGGATCCAGTTGCAGGTGGGAGTAGGGACTCCAAG AATGTTGGAGCCCTCTGAGCAGACTACGTCCCGTGGAAATCACAACCTCAA CTCAAGCTCTTTACTGGATCGCTGTCTTTGCTCGAAGTGGATCAGGACTCTATGTCCTGGATTAAGACTTGAGATGAGTTTTTTGAAAATTCAAACTGCAGCTGTGATTTTGCAGTTATGTCTACTACTGGA AGTGATGTATGTCTATTTCTGTTTAACTCATAGAGTGATGTATGTCTTCAAGAcctgcag AATGTTGGAACCCTCTGAGCAGACTGAGAGCAGTCGTGG ATCTGCTGCTGAAAACATCAATATTACCCACGAAGGCCACCTGGAATCTCCTGACCA tgtaaaGTACAAACAGCCCAGCATCATCCATGG TCGTACTGATGTAGTGACGGTGACTCCTTGGTTGGCTCCTGTTGTCTGGGAAGGATCTTTTAACCTGGATCTCTTGGACGCCATCTACAAACCAAAGAACATCAGCATCGCAGCTACTGTGTTCGCTGTGGGAAA GTACACCATGTTCCTGAAGGCTTTCCTGGAAACAGCAGAACAGCACTTCTTTGTAGGTTTCACTGTCCACATGCACGTCTTTACCGACAAGCCAAAGGACGTGCCCCaagtcaaaatggctgctggcaGAAAG TTGATAGTGCATACCATACCCAGTGCCGACCGTTGGCAGGAGATCTCTGCACGCAGGATGGATATCATCCAGAAATTGATAGAGGAGGAGCTTCAAGATAACACCGACTACATCTTCTGTCTGGATGTGGACTCCAAGTTCCATGGCCACTGGGGGACAGAGTCGTTAGGCAGACTAGTTGCCGTGATTCATCCAG GATACTACAAAACCAATCGTGATGTGCTACCTTATGAGCGGCGGCTATCCTCCAATGCCTACATCAGTCCTGGGGAGGGTGACTTCTACTACTGTGGAGGGGCATATGGAGGCCAAGTAAAGGACGTACATCAGCTCACCAAAACTTGCAGTGAAAACTTCAAGGATGATACGAAAAGAGGCACTGAGGCAGCCTGGCAGGAGGAGAGTCACCTAAACAG GTACATGTGGATCAACAAGCCCACTAAGCTTTTATCACCTGAGTACCTGTGGCAGGACTTCAAAGACAAGGAGCCTGAAATTCACACCATCAGGTTCTCTGGAGTCATCAAGAACTACGCTGCGATTCGTCCCAACGCCTAA